A window of Sulfobacillus thermosulfidooxidans contains these coding sequences:
- a CDS encoding M20 family metallopeptidase translates to MTWDDNQGKKLLADLVHIESPSRYVQGIRQVQERVLDALKPLSLQYQWHFTEHGPILEIFRIMPGRQGPLLLAHADTVWPLGTLKTMPLQIQGDRIFGPGVLDMKAGLVIGVGALYDVPADVPFCWLITPDEEIGSALSRQLIEEKARKASVTLVLEPGGNEGALKIGRSGVGNFRMEITGIESHAGLDPDQGASAIRELAQQILWLASLENRVLGTTINVGVVKGGNTTNVVAASAVAEIDIRVKTQKEQERIEKTLNAPPQFDTRTSTRYVGGFNRPPMDHGPVAEQWFRQAAEIWESVRGKPLAGINVGGASDGNFTAAITPTLDGLGAVGQGAHARHEHIEWRFVPWRQRLVHELVVRAGQEPMDSSTTLFND, encoded by the coding sequence TTGACTTGGGATGATAACCAGGGGAAAAAGCTATTGGCTGACTTGGTGCATATTGAATCGCCATCGCGGTATGTCCAAGGAATCCGCCAAGTGCAGGAACGGGTTCTTGACGCCTTAAAGCCTCTTTCTCTTCAATACCAGTGGCATTTTACCGAGCATGGTCCGATTCTTGAGATTTTCCGAATAATGCCTGGGCGCCAAGGTCCCCTATTACTGGCGCACGCTGATACCGTCTGGCCGCTGGGTACTCTCAAGACGATGCCCTTGCAGATACAAGGAGACCGCATTTTTGGACCAGGCGTTTTGGACATGAAAGCCGGTTTAGTGATTGGCGTCGGCGCTTTATACGATGTGCCTGCCGATGTTCCTTTTTGCTGGTTGATTACTCCAGATGAAGAAATTGGTAGTGCGCTGAGCCGACAGCTAATTGAAGAGAAGGCTCGAAAGGCATCGGTGACACTCGTTTTAGAGCCCGGAGGCAATGAAGGTGCATTAAAAATTGGCCGATCCGGTGTTGGCAATTTCCGAATGGAGATTACCGGCATTGAAAGCCATGCCGGTCTCGACCCGGATCAGGGAGCAAGTGCCATTCGGGAATTGGCTCAACAAATATTGTGGCTGGCGAGTTTAGAAAATCGTGTTCTTGGGACAACCATCAATGTAGGGGTGGTCAAAGGGGGCAATACGACCAATGTGGTGGCAGCATCGGCGGTTGCTGAAATCGATATCCGGGTCAAAACGCAAAAAGAGCAAGAGCGGATTGAAAAGACTTTGAATGCGCCGCCTCAGTTTGACACGAGGACCTCAACCCGGTACGTAGGAGGGTTTAACCGGCCGCCAATGGACCATGGTCCGGTGGCGGAGCAGTGGTTTCGCCAAGCCGCGGAAATCTGGGAAAGCGTGCGGGGGAAGCCATTAGCTGGAATTAATGTGGGCGGCGCCAGCGATGGGAATTTTACGGCGGCTATCACACCAACCTTAGACGGGTTAGGAGCGGTAGGGCAGGGAGCGCATGCGCGCCACGAACACATTGAATGGCGATTCGTGCCCTGGCGTCAAAGACTCGTTCACGAGTTGGTTGTCCGGGCAGGACAAGAACCGATGGATTCGTCAACCACCCTATTTAACGATTGA
- the menC gene encoding o-succinylbenzoate synthase translates to MRLEEIQLQFISLPLKTPFATSFGREDTKRAWIITVRGDGIEGYAESVASDWPLYSEETHASVYYAIRDAIIPRLQGDITDPREISVRLQSIRGNRMAKAAVEMAIWDWFAKSERQPLYRLLGGREVDRIPVGVSIGIQDNLEQLGSVAETYWKQGYRRLKIKIRPGWDIIPLRMLRARLGDEVPIMADANSAYRLAERDHFKDFEDLHLMMIEQPLAYDDIVDHATLAKTLSTPICLDESIHSADDVRKAWELGALGIINLKVGRVGGYGPSLAIEAFARQHHIPLWCGGMLETGIGRAHNLHLTTLAGFTLPGDTSASDRYFWQDIITEPFVLNGDGTLTVPKGPGIGVNLDPKRMQEVCTYEETWKIAGGMDDLNLKRRFPELDLG, encoded by the coding sequence ATGCGTCTAGAAGAAATTCAATTACAATTCATTTCACTGCCGTTGAAAACACCCTTTGCCACTTCCTTTGGCCGCGAAGACACAAAGCGTGCGTGGATCATTACGGTGCGCGGAGACGGCATTGAAGGCTATGCGGAATCGGTAGCATCGGATTGGCCCTTATACAGTGAGGAAACCCATGCATCCGTCTATTACGCCATCCGTGATGCCATTATTCCCCGCTTACAAGGAGACATCACGGACCCTCGGGAGATTTCCGTCCGCTTACAAAGTATACGCGGCAATCGCATGGCGAAAGCGGCTGTGGAAATGGCGATATGGGACTGGTTTGCCAAATCTGAGCGCCAGCCTTTGTATCGTTTGTTAGGAGGTCGTGAGGTAGACCGGATTCCTGTTGGGGTATCCATTGGCATTCAAGACAATCTCGAACAACTAGGCTCCGTCGCAGAAACCTATTGGAAGCAAGGCTACCGACGACTGAAAATCAAAATTCGACCGGGTTGGGACATAATCCCCTTGCGCATGTTACGCGCACGTCTTGGAGATGAGGTTCCTATAATGGCCGACGCGAACTCGGCTTATCGTCTCGCTGAGCGAGATCATTTCAAAGATTTTGAGGACCTGCATTTGATGATGATCGAACAACCCCTTGCCTATGATGATATTGTTGATCACGCGACGTTGGCAAAAACGCTTTCGACTCCCATTTGTCTGGATGAGTCCATTCATTCGGCTGATGATGTTAGAAAAGCGTGGGAATTAGGAGCGCTCGGCATCATTAACTTAAAAGTAGGGCGTGTAGGCGGTTATGGCCCGTCATTAGCCATTGAAGCATTTGCCCGGCAGCATCATATTCCACTATGGTGTGGGGGCATGTTGGAAACAGGGATTGGACGGGCTCATAATCTTCATTTAACGACTTTAGCGGGATTTACCTTACCAGGCGATACCTCCGCGAGTGACCGCTATTTTTGGCAAGATATTATTACAGAACCTTTTGTATTAAATGGTGATGGAACCTTAACCGTTCCCAAGGGTCCTGGCATCGGCGTCAATTTGGATCCGAAGCGTATGCAAGAAGTCTGTACGTATGAAGAAACGTGGAAAATTGCTGGTGGCATGGATGATCTCAACCTCAAAAGGAGGTTTCCGGAACTTGACTTGGGATGA
- a CDS encoding GNAT family N-acetyltransferase, whose product MTIRSLQTDEELQQVLHIEQNVWRHGHSTPVSLLRVFADHGGLILGAYDEEHNMIAMSAAFPARYHGLWYLHSHMMAVLPPYRSQGIGRQMKSYQLKWALDQGYEFVGWTFDPLQRRNAQLNLGILKARVLEFYPNYYGVLHDAINGAWPTHRFFVGLNPNWPATSNKTAKKLIPIPENIAVLRQQDPSKAMWWAEYYVTQFSQDAFSVLGLARSPQGRLCYVCSDKPRLGETRETRRG is encoded by the coding sequence GTGACGATTCGGTCGTTACAGACGGACGAGGAATTGCAACAAGTTCTGCATATTGAACAAAACGTGTGGCGCCATGGACATAGTACGCCTGTGAGTTTATTAAGGGTATTTGCGGATCACGGGGGACTCATTTTAGGGGCATATGATGAGGAACATAACATGATTGCCATGTCCGCTGCTTTTCCGGCCCGGTATCATGGGTTATGGTATTTGCATTCCCATATGATGGCGGTGTTACCCCCCTACCGCAGTCAAGGTATTGGCCGGCAAATGAAATCGTATCAGTTGAAATGGGCCCTGGACCAAGGATATGAGTTTGTAGGATGGACTTTTGATCCTCTGCAACGGCGTAACGCCCAGTTAAATCTCGGTATATTAAAAGCTCGAGTTTTAGAATTTTATCCCAACTATTATGGTGTGTTACATGACGCGATTAATGGGGCATGGCCTACTCATCGCTTTTTTGTGGGGCTTAATCCGAATTGGCCGGCGACATCGAACAAGACGGCCAAGAAACTTATCCCGATTCCGGAAAATATAGCGGTATTACGTCAACAAGACCCTTCTAAGGCCATGTGGTGGGCTGAATATTACGTGACCCAGTTTTCACAAGATGCCTTTTCGGTGCTGGGGCTGGCGAGATCGCCTCAAGGACGATTATGTTATGTATGCAGTGATAAACCAAGGCTCGGCGAGACTCGAGAAACGCGAAGGGGATAA
- a CDS encoding NUDIX hydrolase has protein sequence MWEPPLGFKAASVSVLVAYDQDDWWMLFIKRPSWMKEHPLEMGFPGGKREAGDESLWETAMRETEEEVGILLTATQCLGCLTPVVVKASKYWIWPWLVATSHKVALTPNPQEVTEAVWISWRDLRAGCYKGPYGIAYRSDIGTIWGATARIIQQLLPYA, from the coding sequence GTGTGGGAGCCACCCTTGGGATTTAAAGCCGCTTCGGTAAGTGTACTTGTTGCTTATGATCAAGATGATTGGTGGATGCTCTTTATTAAGCGGCCTTCATGGATGAAGGAACATCCCCTCGAGATGGGTTTTCCCGGCGGGAAAAGGGAGGCCGGGGATGAAAGCCTATGGGAGACGGCAATGCGAGAAACTGAAGAGGAAGTCGGAATTTTATTGACAGCCACTCAGTGCTTGGGATGTCTAACTCCGGTCGTCGTAAAGGCGTCGAAATATTGGATATGGCCTTGGCTTGTTGCCACTTCTCACAAGGTTGCGTTGACCCCTAATCCCCAAGAGGTGACTGAAGCGGTTTGGATTTCTTGGCGAGATCTCCGAGCTGGATGTTACAAGGGCCCTTACGGCATAGCATATCGAAGTGATATCGGCACAATTTGGGGAGCAACGGCTCGCATTATTCAACAACTTCTACCATATGCGTGA
- the tnpA gene encoding IS200/IS605 family transposase: MELDSNNHSVFLMCYHLILVIKYRRKVIDDQISNRLKEIFEYIAPTYHVALQEWNHDKDHVHILFKAQPNSELSKFINAYKSASSRLIKKDYPRIRKSLWKEYFWSRSFCLLTTGGAPIEMVSRYIESQGKKI; this comes from the coding sequence GTGGAATTGGATAGTAATAATCATTCAGTGTTCTTGATGTGCTATCACCTTATCCTTGTGATAAAGTATCGTCGAAAAGTCATTGACGATCAAATATCGAATCGTCTCAAAGAAATATTTGAGTATATTGCACCAACTTACCATGTGGCATTGCAGGAATGGAATCACGATAAAGATCACGTGCATATTTTGTTCAAAGCACAGCCGAACAGTGAATTGTCGAAGTTCATCAATGCCTATAAGAGTGCATCATCTCGCCTCATCAAAAAAGACTACCCGCGCATAAGAAAATCCCTATGGAAAGAGTATTTTTGGTCAAGAAGTTTTTGTTTGCTTACAACAGGTGGTGCGCCGATTGAAATGGTTAGCCGATATATTGAAAGTCAGGGGAAAAAAATATGA
- a CDS encoding RNA-guided endonuclease InsQ/TnpB family protein, with amino-acid sequence MNKAFKYRIDPSVEQESLINKTFGCVRFIYNRMLANRKEIYEQCKDDKESLKQQRYLLPADFKKEFKWLKEVDSLALVNAQLNLQAAYRNFFRDKSVGFPQFKSKHRDKLSYTTNNQGGTIRLIDNKTLRLPKLKDVRIKLHRSLP; translated from the coding sequence ATGAATAAAGCATTCAAATATCGCATCGACCCGAGCGTTGAACAAGAAAGTCTCATCAATAAAACGTTTGGTTGTGTCCGTTTCATTTATAATCGAATGCTTGCGAATCGTAAGGAAATCTATGAGCAATGCAAGGATGACAAAGAATCTCTGAAACAACAAAGATATTTACTTCCAGCCGATTTCAAAAAAGAGTTTAAGTGGCTCAAAGAAGTGGATAGTTTGGCTTTGGTAAATGCACAACTCAATTTGCAGGCAGCGTATCGGAATTTCTTCCGAGATAAGTCCGTAGGATTTCCGCAGTTCAAAAGTAAGCATCGTGATAAGTTGTCCTATACAACGAACAATCAAGGCGGCACGATTCGGTTAATAGATAATAAGACGCTTCGATTGCCCAAACTAAAAGATGTGCGAATTAAGCTTCATCGTTCCTTACCGTAG
- a CDS encoding RNA-guided endonuclease InsQ/TnpB family protein → MIKSATISKTPTGKYYVSLLVEFEMSSQPVAPVTETVLGLDYSSKSLVIDSQGNSVDYPKFYRQAEAKLKKAQRKLSQRKKGRKNREKQRRKVAKLHEKVANQRKDFLHKLSRQIANAYTAVVIEDVNMRDMAQSLNLGKSTNDNGFGMFKTFLAYKLADQGKQLVVIDKWFPSSKRCRFCQKDNKPLTLADRVWICPHCGAELDRDINAAINIKNEGCRILGIA, encoded by the coding sequence GTGATTAAGTCTGCAACTATTAGTAAAACCCCAACGGGTAAATATTATGTTTCCCTATTGGTTGAGTTCGAGATGAGTAGTCAGCCCGTGGCACCCGTAACAGAAACGGTATTAGGATTGGATTATTCGTCGAAATCTTTGGTTATTGATAGTCAAGGAAATTCTGTGGATTACCCCAAGTTCTATCGTCAAGCCGAGGCGAAACTGAAGAAGGCTCAACGTAAATTATCCCAACGTAAAAAAGGCCGTAAGAACCGTGAAAAGCAACGTCGTAAAGTGGCTAAACTGCACGAAAAAGTGGCCAATCAGCGCAAAGACTTCTTGCATAAACTCTCTAGGCAGATAGCCAATGCCTATACAGCAGTTGTGATAGAAGACGTAAATATGCGTGATATGGCTCAAAGCCTTAATTTAGGAAAGTCTACGAACGATAATGGATTCGGGATGTTCAAAACTTTTCTGGCATACAAACTGGCTGATCAAGGGAAACAACTTGTTGTCATAGACAAATGGTTTCCGTCTAGTAAACGGTGTCGATTCTGTCAAAAAGACAACAAACCGTTGACATTGGCGGATCGAGTGTGGATATGTCCGCATTGTGGGGCAGAGTTAGACAGAGACATCAATGCAGCCATCAACATCAAAAATGAAGGGTGTCGGATACTGGGTATCGCCTAA